One Entelurus aequoreus isolate RoL-2023_Sb linkage group LG09, RoL_Eaeq_v1.1, whole genome shotgun sequence genomic window carries:
- the hhat gene encoding protein-cysteine N-palmitoyltransferase HHAT, with the protein MTSTPKVQLVPLPWAELLLYWLLSFGSHLYSFYELYRFSREHEAGLNRELHLEKGLIGGFKRDAADFEWTFWTEWAKKSLLWTLIGHGVISRLCSIFYPQFRAAVLTVYGFLAASSVLGLKGVGVLLLHLALSFTVAQLKRPALSWTCNLLLLCTLHIRPLQEIQRGWYDSEEEYYLLLFSVAVGSLRLISFSLEHCCRPSGRDGALQLCWLFSYAFYHPFFYNGPIVTYNDYVEQMQRPAEESDRLKLGFRYLLLRSGRILIWWCIAEYMIHVMYMHSIQSNETFLEILPPWALGGLALALVQFFFVKYLVLFGLPSMLATLDQLVPPNLPRCVSIMYSFTGMWRHFDKGLYRWLLRYIYVPLGGSHHGVHYKMLSTALAFGFVCLWHGGHDYLQYWALMNWLGVLMETGLKALFGSALVYSFFERHFSAATRRRCAAFLLAFSTAMLILSNLVFLGGIHVGRIFWKRVFLQGWSTVAPPMLAFLYCFAQVGLEWTSHPS; encoded by the exons ATGACATCCACACCAAAGGTCCAGTTAGTGCCGCTGCCATGGGCGGAGCTCCTTCTCTACTGGCTGCTGTCCTTTGGCTCTCATCTTTActctttttatgaactttacagaTTCTCAAGAG AGCACGAAGCGGGATTAAACAGAGAATTGCATCTGGAAAAAGGACTTATTGGAGGTTTTAAAAGG GATGCAGCAGACTTTGAGTGGACTTTCTGGACCGAATGGGCTAAGAAGTCCTTGCTGTGGACTCTGATAGGTCACGGTGTCATATCCAGATTGTGCAGCATCTTCTACCCACAG TTTCGAGCAGCGGTGCTCACAGTTTATGGATTCTTAGCAGCCAGCAGCGTGTTGGGTCTTAAAGGTGTAGGCGTGCTGCTCCTGCATCTGGCGTTGTCGTTTACCGTGGCCCAGCTGAAAAGACCCGCTCTTTCATGGACCTGCAACCTTCTGCTCCTCTGCACTCTTCACATCCGGCCTCTTCAGGAGATCCAG AGAGGCTGGTACGACAGCGAGGAGGAGTACTACCTGCTACTCTTCAGCGTTGCCGTGGGAAGCCTTCGCCTCATCAGCTTCAGCCTGGAGCACTGCTGCCGCCCCTCGGGCCGCGACGGCGCCCTGCAGCTCTGCTGGTTGTTTTCGTACGCCTTCTACCATCCGTTCTTCTACAACGGCCCCATCGTGACATACAACGACTACGTGGAGCAG ATGCAGAGGCCTGCAGAGGAAAGTGACAGGCTCAAATTAGGCTTCCGCTACTTGTTACTCAGGTCAGGACGCATCCTGATATGGTGGTGCATTGCAGAATACATGATCCATGTCATGTACATGCACTCCATCCAGTCCAATGAGACCTTCCTGGAGATTCTTCCCCCTTGGGCCTTGG GTGGTCTGGCGCTGGCCTTGGTGCAGTTCTTCTTCGTCAAGTATTTGGTTTTGTTCGGCCTCCCGTCCATGTTGGCCACCTTGGATCAGCTGGTTCCGCCGAACCTGCCTCGCTGCGTCAGCATCATGTACAGCTTCACCGGCATGTGGcg GCATTTTGACAAGGGTCTGTATCGATGGCTCCTCAG ATACATCTACGTGCCTCTGGGAGGTTCGCATCACGGAGTTCACTACAAGATGTTGTCCACAGCGCTGGCGTTTGGCTTTGTCTGCCTTTGGCATGGCGGCCATGACTACCTACAGTACTGGGCCCTGATGAATTGGCTGGGGGTTCTGATGGAAACAGGCCTGAAGGCTCTCTTTGGCTCAGCGCTTGTCTACTCCTTTTTT GAGCGGCATTTCTCTGCGGCAACAAGGAGGCGCTGCGCCGCGTTCCTCTTGGCCTTCTCCACCGCCATGCTCATCCTCTCGAATCTGGTCTTCCTGGGGGGAATCCATGTCGGCAGAATCTTCTGGAAGCGTGTCTTCCTTCAAG
- the myoz1a gene encoding myozenin-1a — translation MPVRTTPAPLIKRRKPTKVIIDLSKISQDEYEIVQNISEFDLGRKIGVPRDIMLEELSLLKNKGSKMFKMRQQRVEKFIYENNPDIFIGDSNDELQGFVPSLGGHMGSQTINLGGYLLSKDVGQLHYGMFRYGGSGGPVPLPKPGSKDGAAGGAGGAGGAGGAGEHGEGQHGKDGKGDGSSEGSPLKGGGKGDASKKMHGEGYKSPWEKAMKGDAGLIATLSAEMPGPCKQIELRKYKSFNRSAMPYGGYEKASQCMKFQLPDSVKIQLMAEPLMVYENDLNLRPSFNRTPIGWMGSSEPCSIHVEVPYEGETDEL, via the exons ATGCCTGTAAGAACAACACCTGCCCCCTTAATCAAGAGGAGAAAGCCCACCAAAGTCATCATTGACCTATCAAAAATCAGTCAAGATG AGTACGAGATCGTGCAAAATATATCCGAGTTCGACTTGGGAAGAAAGATCGGGGTGCCAAGGGACATCATGTTGGAGGAGCTCTCACTGCTCAAGAACAAAGGCTCCAAGATGTTCAAGATGAGGCAGCAGCGTGTGGAGAAGTTCATCTACGAGAACAACCCCGACATCTTCATCGGTGACTCCAAT GACGAGCTGCAGGGGTTCGTTCCCTCGCTGGGCGGTCACATGGGGAGTCAGACCATAAACCTGGGCGGGTATTTGCTTAGCAAGGACGTAGGGCAGCTGCATTACGGAATGTTTCGATATGGAGGCAGCGGCGGCCCCGTGCCTCTCCCAAAGCCTGGAAGCAAGGATGGAGCCGCAGGAGGAgcgggaggtgctggaggagCAGGTGGTGCAGGGGAACACGGTGAAGGCCAGCATGGGAAAGATGGAAAGGGAGATGGATCTAGTGAGGGGTCTCCACTGAAAG GCGGTGGGAAAGGTGACGCATCCAAAAAGATGCACGGGGAGGGTTACAAATCACCATGGGAGAAGGCCATGAAGGGCGACGCAGGTTTGATAGCCACTCTAAGCGCAGAAATGCCTGGCCCCTGTAAGCAAATCGAACTGCGCAAGTACAAAAGCTTCAACAG GAGTGCTATGCCCTATGGCGGATATGAAAAGGCCAGCCAGTGCATGAAATTCCAGCTGCCAGACAGTGTGAAAATCCAATTGATGGCCGAGCCCCTGATGGTGTACGAGAATGACCTCAACCTCCGACCTTCTTTCAACCGCACGCCCATTGGCTGGATGGGCAGCAGCGAGCCCTGCAGCATCCACGTGGAGGTGCCCTACGAGGGGGAGACCGACGAGCTGTGA